The Methanoculleus taiwanensis nucleotide sequence TTACCATTCTTCTCTCGATCGCAAGTTACCGCTACGGGCTCGATCTCGATCTGATCGGTGCACCGGCCGTGACCACCGCCGGGGATATCGTCACCATTCCGGTACTCGTCGCGTCCGCCGTTCTGGTCATGCTGCTCCCGCCGGAGCTGAGAGACCTGCTCGCTCTCGCTGCAGTCGCGTCCGTCGCAGTAACGCTCGTCTACACCCTGCGCACGAGCGAATCCGTCCGCCGGATGGTCACGGAGAGGACAGTCCTTCTCCTCCCGCTCTCGTTTCTCGGCATCATGGCGGGGGCGACGTACGAGGCCGGCCTTGAAGAACTCGTCGCCTTCGCTGCGTTCCTGATCCTTATCCCGCCCTACATGGGGGGGCTCGGTTCCATCGGCGGGATTCTCGCTTCCCGCCTTGCAACCGGGATGCATATGGGAACGATCCCGCCTCTGCTTCTTCCCGGGCGGGAGACGGCGCATCACTTTATTATCACTTACTTCTATACGTTGATACTGCTTCCCTTGATGGCGGTAATCGCCCATGCGGCCGCGGTTCTGCTGGGGCTCGCGACCCCCGGGCTCGTGGCGATGGTGGCGATCAGTCTGCTGGCAGGGCTCCTGATCGTGACGCTCATGAACGGCATGGCGTATGTAACGGCAAGCCTCTCGTTTCGTTTCGGTCTTGACCCCGATAATTACGGCATCCCCGTCATTACCAGCTTGATAGACTTTATCGGTGCGGCCGTTCTGGTCGCGACGATCGGTATACTGCTGTAGTGAGAGATATATGAGAAGAACACTCACCAAACCTATGATGGAACGTGAATATCAGCCGGTCAGCTTCAAGGATGTCCTGATCGAGATGAAGGACATCTCCGAGCTGATGGTTGACCTGTCCTATTCCGCCATACTCTTCGACAGTAAAGAAGTTGCGCTTGAGGTCATCAATCTCGAAGAGAGCATGAATAAACTGGTCTATCAGGCCAGAATACAGAGCATGCTCGGTGCCCGCCGTCTCGACGAGGCGGAGGCGATGAGCGGGCTGCTCCAGGTCGCCGAGGCTGCAGAGAAGATCGCAAACTCCGCTTCCGACGTCGCGAAGCTCATCTTAAAGGAGGTCAGGTTTCCGGCGGAACTCAAATGGGTTCTTCCGGAGGCCGAAGAGGTCGTGGCACGCGTCGTGGTCGACCCCGGAAGCGATCTTGACGGGCAGACGCTCGGCGGCCTGAAACTGCAGAGCACGAGCGGCATGCAGGTGATCGCCATCCGCCGGGGCAGGGGCTGGATCTATGATCCCGGTAAGGAGACCGGTATCGCGGCGGGCGATATCCTGCTCGCAAAGGGCCCTGAAGGGGGAGCCGAACTCCTCTCCCGGATGGCGGGTGCAGGGGAGTATCCCCGCCGTGAACCGCGCAGCACCGGCACCCCGGGTGATATCGGCCGGGTCGTCAAGCTGATCATCGAGATGAAGAATATCAGCGAGCTCACCGTCGGGCTTGCCTACACGTCCCTCCTCTTCAACAACAAGGAGGTCGCTCACGAAGTGGTCGCCCTCGACGCGGGGATGGACGATATGCGCTACGACCTCGATCTCTGGATCCTCGAAGCGGCGAAGAAGATCGATGATGTGAAGGAACTCCGGGGTCTCCTGTATATGTCCTCGTTTGCCGAGGCGATCAGTAACGCAGGCCGTGCCATCGTCGATGTCCTCCTTCGCGACATCGAGGTTCCGCCGGTCTTCAAGAAGATCGTCCGCGAGTCCGATGAGATCATCACCCGCATAACCGTGGGGACGGCCTCCCCCCTCGTCGGGCGGACGCTCAAAGAGGCCACCCTCGGGACGGTTACGGGGATGGTGGTGCTCGCGATTAAGAGCCGCGACCGGTGGATCTACCGGCCAGGGAAGAACGTTTGCTTAAGGAGCGGTGATATTATCATCGCAAAAGGCAGAAGAGATGGTGAATGCAGG carries:
- a CDS encoding potassium channel family protein — its product is MMEREYQPVSFKDVLIEMKDISELMVDLSYSAILFDSKEVALEVINLEESMNKLVYQARIQSMLGARRLDEAEAMSGLLQVAEAAEKIANSASDVAKLILKEVRFPAELKWVLPEAEEVVARVVVDPGSDLDGQTLGGLKLQSTSGMQVIAIRRGRGWIYDPGKETGIAAGDILLAKGPEGGAELLSRMAGAGEYPRREPRSTGTPGDIGRVVKLIIEMKNISELTVGLAYTSLLFNNKEVAHEVVALDAGMDDMRYDLDLWILEAAKKIDDVKELRGLLYMSSFAEAISNAGRAIVDVLLRDIEVPPVFKKIVRESDEIITRITVGTASPLVGRTLKEATLGTVTGMVVLAIKSRDRWIYRPGKNVCLRSGDIIIAKGRRDGECRLYELAGFTRDQSE
- a CDS encoding magnesium transporter; this encodes MAQGIASRYHLLLTGLSALLIATAAGSIAGIYLGSATAVLALIPGLLVLLPASIGMRGNISGVFASRLSSSMHLGEFEVSFTEGSVLGDNLRASLIISVLTAFFLGLAANVVGLVSGIEVIGALDLVLISLLSGMLSSIVILLFTILLSIASYRYGLDLDLIGAPAVTTAGDIVTIPVLVASAVLVMLLPPELRDLLALAAVASVAVTLVYTLRTSESVRRMVTERTVLLLPLSFLGIMAGATYEAGLEELVAFAAFLILIPPYMGGLGSIGGILASRLATGMHMGTIPPLLLPGRETAHHFIITYFYTLILLPLMAVIAHAAAVLLGLATPGLVAMVAISLLAGLLIVTLMNGMAYVTASLSFRFGLDPDNYGIPVITSLIDFIGAAVLVATIGILL